The nucleotide window CGCAGTTTAGAAGCGCGCCTGAAAGCAAGGCAGAGACCATTGAAGGGGCCTCACTGTGGGCATCAGGGAGCCATGTGTGCATGGGCGCAATACCGGCCTTTGTGCCATACCCTACAAGGAGCATGAGAAAGGAGGCCTTAAGCCATTTCTGATCCAGAAATCCGGCATTGCCAATAAGTTTATCCAGGTTCAGGGAGACCTCCTGGTGTGCTGCAAAGGCCATAAAATAATTTCCAAGGAGCGCAACAGCAATACCAACAGAACATATAAGCAGATACTTCCATGTTGCCTCAAGGCTCCTGTGGTGTTTATGAAAGCTTATAAGCGGCGCGCTTACCAGGGTTGTGGCCTCAATGGCAACCCACAAAAGCCCCATATGCCTGCTTATGCAGACCATGCTCATGGTTGCCAGGAAAAAAAGAAGGCAGGCAATAAACATAGTCTCCGGTTCATTCCTGAAATAGAACCCCTCAACCGAGTCCTCAACATTGCGGTCAGACTCTCTCCACAAATAACCTGCAGTATATATAGAGACCATTAAAAAGAGTATGCTGGTTATTACCAGAAACAATAGACCCTGATTATCAAGCCCGATCCAGTCACCTGTGTTATATGCATTATTCCGCATAAAACCCAGTATAACAGTCAGTGTCAGATGAGATATTGATCCTGCAATAAGGAGACCTCTCCTTATCTTTTTATATGGCAGCAAAATAGAGAGGAGGCCAAGCAAAGCAGGAATAAGGACAATGGAAATGAGCATAATATCAATCCTTGAGTTCTGAGAGTCTGTCTGTATCAATATGGTCAAACTCCCTTGATATCTGGTACACGGTAATGCCCATGACAAATACCGCCACAAAGACATCCAGCAGTACACCCATCTCCACAAGCAGCGGCTCCTCTACAGCGAGTATTACACCAAAGGCATAGATACCATTTTCCATCACAAGATATCCTGCAACCTGAGTGAGTGCATTTTTTCTTGAAATAATCATCATAAGACCGGTCAGGGTGGTAAAAAGCGCCCCTGGCATAAGAAAGGCAGACCCTGATACAGTCTCTTTCACTGGCATAAAAATAATAAAGCTCAGGCCCAGCAAAACAACCCCTGTAAGCACAGAGGCGCTGTACCCTATTATCGGCCTTACCTCCCTCTGGACATCAGCCTCTCTCATTGCCCTTCTTAAAAGCCAGGGCAGGATAATGCCCTTTACAGTAAAGGTGACAATAGAAAGCGCTATAATATAGATAGAGACAGGCCTTACTGCCATTAAAAGCATGCATGCGCTTAATGAGACAGCCTGAAATACAGTGGTCTGGATTATTGCTCCCAGACGGCTTGACGCAAGGAGGCGGAAATCAGTAAGCACAAGGAAGAGTAAAAATATATCAATCCATGTTGTCATAAATCACCTCAAGACCCATAAAAATGCGGCTGCTGTAACAGAGAAGGCAGCAAGAAGCATCTGGGGGATGTGCAGCAGTTTCAGTCTTGCCATGCCTGACTCGATAATACCTGTTAATACAGATATCGCTAAAATCCCGGCTGTATTTATCCCCATATCAGCTATCATAATGCCTGTCCTTAAAGGGATTGCCATACCAGCAAGGAGTGATGAAAAGAGCCATAGCTTAAGGCATGACCCATACTGTATGAGGGCAAGGTCAACCCCGCCATGGTCAAGCACCATTACCTCATGTATCATGGTAAGTTCAAGGTGTGTATTCGGGTCATCCACAGGAATCCTTGCATTCTCGGTCAGGAGCACAATCAAAAATGATAAGGCCACAAGAAAAACTGCTGGCGCTATATGGGTAAAATTGCTGTCCCACAGTGTGTAATAGATGGTTGAAAGGCTTATCTTGCCTGTCCCAACAGCCATAACAGCAATCCCCATAAACATCACCACCTCGGCAAGGATGGCAAACTGCATTTCACGGCTTGCCCCCATACCTTCAAAGGCAGAGCCTGTATCAAGGGCGGCTGTCACTGTAAGAAACCGTGCCACGCCGAGTATGTATGCAAGGAGGATAAAATCGCATGGAAATGAGAGCAGGCTGTTTATCCCGCCTGATGGGATAATCAGGATGGCAATAATCATGGCAGAAAGGCCGGCCACAGGGCCAAGCCTGAATACCCATGTAGAGGTGGAGCTGTAAACCGAGCCCTTCCTTAATAGTTTTATGATGTCATAATATGGCTGTAAAAGGGGCTGCCCCTTTCTTCCGGCAAATTTGGCCTTTGTGCGGTTAATTATGCCCATAAGAAAAGGCGATATGACAAGGGCAAGCAATATGTGAATGAGAGGTCCAATAAGTTTCACCATCATCTACCTCAACTTTATAAGTAACAGTAACAGGAGTGTAATGGCAATATAGAGCACATAGAGCTGGTTGCGCCCCTCCTGGAGCTTATGAACCTTATGGGCAATTACCTCTGTAAACTTAAATATGGAATTAAAGAGCCTTTGGCGGAATATATCATCCATATGGGTAGATATCTTCCCTCTGGCCGGAAAAATTCCCTTCAT belongs to Desulfatiglans sp. and includes:
- a CDS encoding hydrogenase, which encodes MVKLIGPLIHILLALVISPFLMGIINRTKAKFAGRKGQPLLQPYYDIIKLLRKGSVYSSTSTWVFRLGPVAGLSAMIIAILIIPSGGINSLLSFPCDFILLAYILGVARFLTVTAALDTGSAFEGMGASREMQFAILAEVVMFMGIAVMAVGTGKISLSTIYYTLWDSNFTHIAPAVFLVALSFLIVLLTENARIPVDDPNTHLELTMIHEVMVLDHGGVDLALIQYGSCLKLWLFSSLLAGMAIPLRTGIMIADMGINTAGILAISVLTGIIESGMARLKLLHIPQMLLAAFSVTAAAFLWVLR
- a CDS encoding NADH dehydrogenase FAD-containing subunit encodes the protein MLISIVLIPALLGLLSILLPYKKIRRGLLIAGSISHLTLTVILGFMRNNAYNTGDWIGLDNQGLLFLVITSILFLMVSIYTAGYLWRESDRNVEDSVEGFYFRNEPETMFIACLLFFLATMSMVCISRHMGLLWVAIEATTLVSAPLISFHKHHRSLEATWKYLLICSVGIAVALLGNYFMAFAAHQEVSLNLDKLIGNAGFLDQKWLKASFLMLLVGYGTKAGIAPMHTWLPDAHSEAPSMVSALLSGALLNCAFLGIIRSHSILFASGLGDFSGGLLVFFGIFSIALAAAFMIRQTDYKRMLAYSSIEHIGILTLGAGIGGIAGTGAMLHAVNHSLTKGMLFIISGQILYLYGTKKSSDVHNIIKTTPFTGIFWMVGFLAITGAPPFGTFISEITILYGIISAGRWGIAAGYLLGLGVIFIAMARIMINMSFGGNLNSRIIEKLKGLKGVPIWYTAPVVIMASIILCLGIYIPGAFFRFLADAAGLTGGL
- a CDS encoding hydrogenase, translated to MTTWIDIFLLFLVLTDFRLLASSRLGAIIQTTVFQAVSLSACMLLMAVRPVSIYIIALSIVTFTVKGIILPWLLRRAMREADVQREVRPIIGYSASVLTGVVLLGLSFIIFMPVKETVSGSAFLMPGALFTTLTGLMMIISRKNALTQVAGYLVMENGIYAFGVILAVEEPLLVEMGVLLDVFVAVFVMGITVYQISREFDHIDTDRLSELKD